A window from Leptospira meyeri encodes these proteins:
- a CDS encoding VWA domain-containing protein encodes MVMFVDAKLEFPLIHEKEVQENHLLLRFRTPANPKINERKPLVIGLTIDKSWSMKGEKMESVIDASCALVNWLTRHDAVAIIAYSADVQIIQPVTHLTEKVSVTDKIRNIQVATSTNLSGGWLSALKSLTQSKIPNAYKRVLLLTDGNPTSGIKEKEALVKIAEDHLAMGISTTTIGVGNDFNEEILVEIAKAGGGNFHYIDNPEKASDIFFDEFGDIGALYAQAIDVELQLAPGVRLKQVLSETSHQVLEEFDEFLGDSKTISRQKINLQLGDLRADDIRNLVLRLEIDDRVNQTESPFCEVNVSYYNLLQQNTLESVKEFFQFPKGNNKGKQDPDVLVEILIANATTGIKEITDFVKKGHIEDAKALLFGLIQDIKNNLHFAPNALGSVLNRLQVLDTKITTKSDDLNKHLFMNSQIMMKGPEKLDLKDVILHDEIFEYRTTGDIDLYKCPEIKLLLEQKMSDGFRYVVFDFANTSHIDSSAIGMVIQIVGWLRRRGGELVVANIHDSVKKIFEITRLYNHIRVAESLSSAKEILQRIIYANEGDKKPS; translated from the coding sequence ATGGTCATGTTTGTAGACGCTAAATTGGAATTCCCTTTAATCCACGAAAAAGAGGTACAGGAAAACCATCTTTTATTGAGGTTTCGGACTCCGGCCAATCCTAAAATCAATGAACGTAAACCATTGGTTATTGGGTTAACCATCGATAAAAGTTGGTCCATGAAGGGAGAAAAGATGGAATCAGTGATTGATGCTTCCTGTGCTCTTGTCAATTGGCTGACAAGACATGATGCCGTTGCCATTATTGCCTATTCTGCTGATGTACAAATCATCCAACCAGTTACTCACCTAACAGAAAAAGTTTCTGTTACTGATAAAATTAGAAATATCCAAGTAGCCACTTCGACAAACTTAAGTGGTGGATGGTTGTCCGCATTAAAAAGTCTGACCCAATCAAAAATTCCAAATGCTTACAAACGAGTTTTATTACTCACTGATGGAAATCCCACTTCTGGAATCAAAGAAAAAGAAGCATTGGTAAAAATTGCAGAAGATCATTTGGCTATGGGAATTTCTACCACAACGATCGGCGTTGGTAATGACTTTAATGAAGAGATCCTAGTTGAAATTGCCAAAGCAGGTGGGGGAAATTTTCATTATATCGACAACCCAGAAAAGGCTTCCGATATTTTCTTTGATGAATTTGGAGACATTGGAGCATTGTATGCACAAGCCATCGATGTGGAATTACAACTAGCTCCTGGAGTTCGATTGAAACAAGTTTTGTCAGAAACTTCCCACCAAGTGTTGGAAGAATTTGATGAGTTTTTGGGAGATTCCAAAACCATTTCCCGGCAAAAAATCAATCTCCAATTAGGTGATCTTAGGGCCGATGACATTCGTAACTTAGTGCTACGATTGGAAATAGATGATCGTGTGAATCAAACGGAATCTCCTTTTTGTGAAGTAAACGTATCTTATTATAATTTATTACAACAAAATACTTTAGAATCTGTAAAAGAATTCTTCCAGTTTCCCAAAGGAAATAACAAAGGAAAACAAGATCCAGATGTTTTGGTAGAGATTTTGATCGCCAATGCAACGACAGGGATTAAAGAAATTACTGATTTTGTTAAAAAAGGTCATATAGAAGACGCCAAGGCACTGTTATTCGGCCTTATTCAAGATATTAAAAATAACTTACACTTTGCTCCCAATGCACTTGGTTCAGTCCTAAACCGTCTCCAAGTTTTGGATACGAAAATCACAACGAAGTCAGATGATTTAAACAAACACTTATTTATGAATTCACAAATTATGATGAAAGGTCCAGAAAAGTTGGATCTAAAGGATGTTATCCTTCACGATGAAATTTTTGAGTATCGTACAACGGGCGATATTGATTTGTATAAGTGCCCTGAAATTAAACTTCTTTTAGAGCAAAAAATGTCTGATGGGTTTCGGTATGTGGTTTTTGATTTTGCCAATACTTCTCATATTGACTCTTCAGCAATTGGAATGGTGATCCAGATAGTTGGTTGGCTAAGAAGGCGTGGTGGTGAACTCGTGGTTGCCAACATCCATGATTCTGTAAAAAAGATATTCGAAATCACAAGGTTGTACAACCACATCCGCGTGGCAGAAAGTCTTTCCTCTGCTAAAGAAATTTTACAGAGGATTATTTATGCAAACGAAGGAGATAAAAAACCTAGTTAG
- a CDS encoding FAD-binding oxidoreductase, giving the protein MLTPQINLFKKSNPILAQVIANTRLTPEPGKGKRPKKEGDSAVHRITIAVDHNTYPYMIGQSAGIIPPGVDPEKQAKGSADPSYTIRLYSIASPSFSFGQTKDNIEFVVKRDNVYDENGNLVHKGVCSNYLCDLKPGDTVTMTGPAGKKFLLPQVDYVGDIFFFATGTGISPFLGMVEELLVQKLISFQGNVWLVYGAPYSDEIVLRDYFEDMAKNHPNFHFLTAISREEKNSFDGGKMYITHRAKENAGAIKNAVNGNGKFYICGGPKGMEKGVIQEIMSACGTDLSYDEFKKDLEEKEQLFVETY; this is encoded by the coding sequence TTGCTTACCCCTCAAATCAATCTTTTTAAAAAATCCAATCCCATCCTAGCCCAAGTCATTGCCAACACCCGTTTGACTCCTGAACCAGGAAAGGGAAAACGTCCAAAAAAAGAAGGTGATTCTGCCGTACACCGAATCACCATTGCCGTCGACCACAATACTTATCCCTATATGATTGGGCAAAGTGCTGGAATCATTCCTCCAGGAGTAGATCCAGAAAAACAAGCAAAGGGCTCGGCTGACCCATCGTATACCATCCGTTTGTATTCCATCGCCTCACCATCGTTCAGTTTTGGACAAACCAAGGACAATATTGAATTCGTTGTCAAAAGGGACAATGTATACGATGAAAATGGAAACCTTGTTCATAAAGGTGTTTGTTCCAATTACCTTTGTGATTTAAAACCAGGAGATACCGTAACCATGACTGGTCCTGCTGGTAAAAAATTTCTATTACCCCAAGTGGATTACGTAGGAGATATTTTCTTTTTTGCAACAGGAACTGGCATTAGTCCTTTTTTGGGAATGGTGGAAGAGCTCCTTGTTCAAAAGTTGATTTCATTCCAAGGTAATGTTTGGTTGGTTTACGGGGCCCCTTACTCTGACGAAATTGTACTACGTGATTATTTTGAAGATATGGCAAAAAATCATCCAAACTTTCATTTTTTAACAGCTATTAGTCGAGAGGAAAAAAATTCTTTTGACGGTGGGAAAATGTACATCACACACCGAGCAAAAGAAAATGCGGGAGCTATTAAAAATGCTGTCAATGGAAACGGTAAGTTTTATATTTGTGGCGGTCCGAAGGGAATGGAAAAAGGAGTGATACAAGAGATCATGTCAGCTTGCGGAACTGATCTTTCGTATGATGAATTTAAGAAAGACCTAGAAGAAAAAGAACAACTTTTTGTAGAGACGTATTAA
- a CDS encoding DUF3015 domain-containing protein → MFTRSFHSYSKTQLTIVSLFASLISAPVSVLSEPYGMAGCGLGSMVPVWKNDIGQVLAATTNGSLSSQTFGITSGTSNCTTDGIVRADRAQEVFVTYNERPLELETTRGNGERIQAIASLLGCPTHSIELGKLMKEKHSFIFDHSKNIESSVRSKIILSRLKLKIAEDSVLKQACLY, encoded by the coding sequence ATGTTCACCCGAAGTTTTCATTCCTATTCTAAAACTCAACTCACGATTGTTAGTTTATTTGCTTCGCTGATTTCAGCACCCGTGTCCGTATTATCAGAGCCGTATGGGATGGCAGGATGTGGGCTTGGATCTATGGTCCCAGTTTGGAAAAATGATATTGGGCAAGTTCTTGCTGCCACAACCAATGGAAGTTTATCTTCGCAAACGTTTGGAATTACTTCAGGTACATCCAATTGTACAACAGATGGAATTGTGAGGGCTGATCGTGCCCAAGAAGTTTTTGTTACTTATAATGAACGACCTTTGGAATTAGAAACAACTCGCGGAAATGGAGAAAGGATTCAGGCCATTGCTTCTTTGTTAGGTTGTCCGACACACAGCATTGAGTTAGGGAAGTTAATGAAAGAAAAACATTCCTTTATTTTTGATCATTCAAAAAACATTGAATCGAGTGTTCGATCTAAAATCATTTTATCTAGATTAAAGTTAAAAATTGCTGAAGATTCTGTATTAAAACAAGCTTGTTTGTATTAA
- a CDS encoding TonB-dependent receptor plug domain-containing protein, with protein MYFFNPFLLPILCLFLLFIGEVHSQTRPRENGKNPKTVEKTPNITTETTPADPNQPTQNPTAVPEEGNKEETPTEEVDRFKDLDNKNGIVVTGSRGERRLKDSAVATEVISRKRIEQTGARNLGEVLDTQTGINVTPFFGGSQVQMLGLDSKYVLFLVDGQRIAGRLNNTIDLTRFKVQNIERVEIVKGSSSSLYGADAIGGVINIITKQAEKPEHYQFRTTYGNGRQTNFGTQGEKNMIADVGFKNEFVASNFFGGFNQSAAYDLDPKTPATTGNAFQDNNVGGNMTFNPDGKFKVKTGINYLNRNQAGVDSRSNGGVFDRTNLTNDFLGLGAIEYAYGKRNMVSLRGNFSRWENHYKLDQRNSNELDVKELTNEFSSQGVAQIDHEINNDHMITAGVESYSEELQSDRLQRRNAFRTRRAAFIQDEWVVWRQGFVWRLVPGVRHDVDSQFGGQTTPKIATKVDITSNLVFRASYGKGFRPPSFRELYLRFENPGVGYVVDGNDKLRPERSTTVNADIEYAPFKFWTLSLSVFRNDITDLIQYSFGTRTSEFANFQLKNIQRAYTRGVEAGSRVRFLKYFALELGYNQTDTRDLTTDRPLEGRALHQGTMNFFVNAPGGWEFALRAKRLDKRPFYSTTNEFTAGSSTALIDQQTKSVEENNKVVYGKPFTLLNVRMEKKFFDGRMSLFLGVDNVLDQYELTYNPIRPRFYYGGLQATF; from the coding sequence ATGTATTTTTTTAACCCGTTTCTATTGCCTATCCTTTGCCTGTTTTTATTATTTATTGGCGAGGTCCATTCCCAAACTCGACCACGCGAAAACGGAAAAAATCCAAAAACCGTTGAAAAAACACCTAACATAACAACGGAAACAACTCCAGCAGATCCAAACCAACCAACTCAAAATCCGACCGCCGTTCCAGAAGAGGGAAATAAAGAAGAAACTCCTACGGAAGAAGTGGATCGTTTCAAAGATTTGGATAATAAAAATGGGATTGTGGTTACAGGATCGCGCGGTGAACGCAGACTCAAAGACTCTGCAGTTGCTACAGAGGTTATTTCTAGAAAACGAATTGAACAAACAGGTGCGCGTAACTTAGGTGAGGTGCTAGATACTCAAACAGGTATCAATGTAACTCCGTTTTTTGGTGGGTCACAGGTCCAAATGTTGGGCCTTGATTCCAAGTATGTACTGTTTCTTGTAGATGGACAACGGATTGCAGGCCGATTGAACAATACAATTGACCTCACTCGATTCAAAGTTCAAAATATTGAACGAGTTGAAATTGTAAAAGGCAGTTCCTCTTCTTTGTATGGTGCTGATGCCATTGGTGGGGTCATCAATATCATTACCAAACAAGCAGAAAAACCAGAACACTACCAATTCCGAACAACTTATGGAAATGGAAGACAAACCAATTTTGGAACCCAAGGCGAAAAAAATATGATCGCTGATGTTGGTTTTAAAAATGAATTTGTAGCTTCCAATTTTTTCGGTGGCTTCAACCAATCAGCCGCTTATGACTTAGATCCAAAAACTCCAGCCACAACAGGGAATGCATTCCAGGATAATAACGTTGGTGGGAATATGACTTTTAATCCCGATGGAAAATTTAAGGTCAAAACTGGAATCAATTATCTAAACCGTAATCAGGCCGGTGTTGATTCCAGAAGCAATGGTGGCGTCTTTGATAGAACCAATCTCACGAACGACTTTCTTGGATTAGGTGCGATTGAGTATGCTTATGGAAAACGAAATATGGTTTCTTTACGTGGAAATTTCTCTCGTTGGGAAAATCATTATAAATTAGACCAAAGAAATTCAAATGAATTGGACGTAAAAGAACTCACAAACGAATTCTCATCACAGGGTGTCGCACAAATCGATCATGAAATTAACAATGATCATATGATCACTGCAGGTGTAGAATCCTATTCAGAAGAATTACAATCAGACAGATTACAAAGAAGAAACGCATTCCGAACAAGAAGAGCCGCATTCATCCAAGATGAATGGGTTGTTTGGCGCCAAGGTTTTGTTTGGCGATTGGTTCCAGGAGTACGTCATGACGTGGATTCCCAATTTGGAGGACAAACCACACCAAAAATTGCAACCAAGGTTGATATTACAAGTAACCTCGTTTTCCGAGCCAGTTACGGAAAAGGATTTCGACCTCCTTCTTTTCGAGAACTTTATTTACGCTTTGAAAACCCAGGTGTGGGTTATGTTGTGGACGGAAATGACAAACTGAGACCTGAAAGATCCACAACAGTAAATGCAGATATTGAATATGCTCCTTTTAAATTTTGGACCCTATCTCTCAGTGTGTTTCGAAATGACATTACCGATCTCATCCAATATAGTTTCGGAACAAGAACCAGTGAATTTGCTAACTTCCAACTAAAAAACATCCAACGTGCCTATACAAGAGGGGTGGAAGCTGGGTCCCGGGTTCGATTCCTCAAATACTTTGCACTGGAGTTGGGTTACAACCAAACCGATACAAGGGACCTAACAACAGATAGACCTTTAGAAGGGAGAGCACTACACCAAGGAACAATGAACTTTTTTGTAAATGCTCCTGGCGGTTGGGAATTTGCCCTCCGTGCCAAACGATTGGACAAAAGGCCTTTTTATAGTACAACCAATGAATTTACTGCCGGTTCCAGTACCGCTCTTATTGACCAACAAACCAAAAGCGTGGAAGAAAATAACAAAGTTGTGTATGGAAAACCCTTCACGTTACTAAACGTACGGATGGAGAAAAAATTCTTTGATGGAAGGATGTCCCTGTTTTTAGGAGTAGACAACGTCCTGGACCAATACGAGCTTACTTACAATCCTATTCGGCCCAGGTTTTACTATGGTGGACTCCAAGCCACTTTTTGA
- a CDS encoding M23 family metallopeptidase, translating to MMIRFLSLLVLILSFVRPVPAESREVKKKSAAREIPTNYFVKKEEKNFSLLMEARRFGRGEVIFLRLTPKDKKWINESYKVSWLGKDVILTKREKSMIAFLPVSPDTPAGAMTLEIVSKIFFVKRGQKQYQIILEPTKFQVIKKNQQIKVDEKFVTKELPKETLDFIQECKSAKEAAFAKQSQLQFVNNFKNPLNKIFITSKFYVRRDYNNKQGRPHGGVDFRGKVGTPIFAIQDGIVVLARKTYYEGNFTIVDHGNKIFSFYMHQDEIKVKVGDVVKQGQEIGTVGSTGMSTGPHLHLGAKVNDTLVDPLSLIALQSISESH from the coding sequence ATGATGATACGGTTTTTGTCTTTATTGGTTCTTATTTTATCATTTGTACGTCCTGTCCCTGCCGAATCCCGAGAGGTCAAAAAAAAATCTGCCGCTCGTGAAATTCCTACTAATTACTTTGTCAAAAAAGAAGAAAAAAATTTTTCACTATTAATGGAAGCAAGGCGATTTGGAAGAGGAGAAGTCATCTTCCTGCGTTTGACTCCTAAAGATAAAAAGTGGATCAACGAATCATATAAAGTTAGTTGGTTAGGAAAGGATGTGATCCTTACCAAAAGAGAAAAGAGTATGATTGCTTTTTTACCGGTTTCTCCCGACACACCTGCCGGTGCAATGACCCTAGAAATTGTTTCAAAAATTTTTTTTGTTAAACGTGGACAAAAACAGTATCAAATCATTTTAGAACCGACCAAATTCCAAGTAATCAAAAAAAATCAACAGATCAAGGTGGATGAAAAGTTTGTTACCAAAGAATTGCCTAAAGAAACTTTAGATTTTATTCAAGAATGTAAATCTGCAAAAGAAGCAGCATTTGCAAAACAAAGCCAATTACAATTTGTAAATAATTTCAAAAATCCATTGAATAAAATATTTATTACCAGTAAATTCTATGTTAGGCGAGATTATAATAATAAACAAGGCAGACCTCATGGTGGTGTAGACTTTCGTGGAAAAGTAGGTACGCCAATTTTTGCGATCCAAGATGGGATAGTTGTACTTGCTAGAAAAACTTATTATGAAGGAAACTTCACAATCGTCGATCATGGGAATAAAATATTTTCTTTTTATATGCACCAAGATGAAATTAAGGTGAAGGTGGGAGATGTTGTAAAACAGGGACAAGAAATTGGCACTGTTGGTTCAACAGGAATGTCGACAGGTCCTCACCTACACTTAGGCGCTAAGGTAAATGATACTTTAGTGGATCCACTTTCTTTAATTGCTTTGCAGTCGATTTCCGAATCGCATTGA
- a CDS encoding HmuY family protein, protein MSDQELFVNQLVTNLINAGNPNALDKIVFSRANGDGSYTTRFNATNLDFYIYFQFEGNKQIPFSEKDNLTWDIAFNRYKAATNSGETNRFGLGGACTSNTTNFAVASSNSASSQGCNSFTVDVATTTQGIGGAGAIYVGNALVTEWYYYTIGNLTPKPDIFLIRSGTGLATYAIHIENYYSDAGTSGYPTIRWKKLP, encoded by the coding sequence TTGTCAGACCAGGAACTTTTTGTAAACCAATTGGTCACTAATTTGATCAATGCGGGGAATCCCAATGCTTTGGATAAAATTGTTTTTTCCCGCGCCAACGGTGACGGGAGTTATACAACCAGGTTCAATGCAACCAATTTAGATTTTTATATATACTTCCAATTTGAAGGGAACAAACAAATCCCATTTTCAGAAAAAGATAACTTAACTTGGGACATCGCATTTAACAGATACAAGGCGGCTACAAACTCAGGAGAAACTAATCGTTTCGGACTCGGTGGTGCTTGTACGAGTAATACCACAAATTTTGCTGTAGCAAGCTCTAATTCCGCTAGTAGCCAAGGTTGTAATAGTTTCACCGTAGATGTGGCTACAACCACACAAGGAATTGGTGGAGCCGGTGCTATTTATGTAGGTAATGCTCTTGTTACTGAATGGTACTATTATACAATTGGAAATTTAACTCCAAAACCTGATATCTTTCTCATCCGTTCTGGAACAGGCCTTGCAACTTATGCCATTCATATTGAAAATTATTATAGTGATGCGGGAACTTCAGGTTATCCGACCATCCGATGGAAAAAACTTCCCTAA
- a CDS encoding transcriptional coactivator p15/PC4 family protein — protein MAKTGIIRDIDKGRGEVIRVEISEYKGQTFFNIRVWYTDPNGELKPTQKGIAIAPALVGDLKEAIEEAERWLA, from the coding sequence ATGGCAAAAACAGGAATCATTCGAGACATTGACAAAGGCCGGGGAGAAGTCATACGAGTAGAAATCTCCGAATATAAGGGCCAAACTTTTTTTAACATTCGAGTTTGGTATACAGATCCCAATGGAGAATTGAAACCAACTCAAAAAGGAATCGCCATTGCTCCAGCACTTGTTGGTGATTTAAAAGAAGCAATCGAAGAAGCAGAACGCTGGTTGGCTTAA
- a CDS encoding LIC20153 family lipoprotein, whose translation MSIIAGFTFQCEKKKEDDNTATLIALAGLTSSAGDCSVSASGKATINTWTTDVTGTTAGTISKLGSVPIVGHTTAAIKLTSDAGTTLNVNGSAFIIVYKSSACPLTTSNIAATPANFSITGATDSNSEFPSSYKITNQTAAITFNGAQGAGDYYVFIYAIPRNGQSAAVNYTFAP comes from the coding sequence TTGAGTATAATCGCAGGATTTACCTTCCAGTGTGAGAAGAAAAAAGAGGATGATAACACAGCAACTCTCATTGCCCTTGCAGGACTCACGTCTTCTGCTGGTGATTGTTCTGTTTCCGCTTCTGGAAAAGCAACCATCAACACTTGGACAACAGATGTAACAGGAACCACTGCCGGTACTATCTCCAAATTGGGTTCCGTACCAATTGTGGGACATACGACAGCAGCAATTAAGTTAACTTCTGATGCAGGTACGACTCTCAACGTAAACGGAAGTGCATTTATCATCGTCTACAAATCTTCCGCTTGCCCTTTGACAACTTCCAATATTGCGGCAACTCCAGCCAATTTTTCCATCACTGGAGCGACTGATTCCAATAGTGAATTCCCAAGTTCCTATAAAATTACGAACCAAACAGCAGCGATTACTTTCAATGGTGCTCAAGGCGCTGGTGATTATTATGTGTTTATTTATGCGATTCCAAGAAACGGACAATCTGCTGCTGTAAACTATACTTTTGCTCCATAA
- a CDS encoding sensor domain-containing protein — MSLKQITIYIEESGNDFYNRILRDITNIETCNVHSFHSILDIKPGTIQESAVFLFWNDSTVLEKQKFIFEQFPESPYILLSIAPLSPTELARAAHPTFLHLAEQTYTVGILDLVLNFAERLIEDMNRSIAYDKIREKVIVLQNVFEESLDILMQIDPGTKQIINANKQAVVVLEYPLEEIVGKEFSFFMPPVEVDEDEEFQGNLIESTALKTKSGHLIPTESSFRLFPVNGKMAIWATFRDITERKRSQEQVKNQKAFYEFILDNLDSDIAVLNSNFQYEYTNPVFLSNKDIRKWIFKKTDEELAARLDLPNDFYEKRKKYLEIAAKENEIVQFEELIQDSNDKVTYLLRKYIPIDDTETDQKRIISFGVDITERKLSEERITYLAYYDALTGLSNRTLFIDHANQALKNHKSSESLLAFYFFDIDNFKFINDSLGHTKGDILLQMVGARLKRVMTEVDTVARFGGDEFAILKVDVPNKSAAAEFAQKILDILSQPFHIMGRDLFTTISMGIALSPNDGISSSELLKNSDMAMYKAKELGRNNYKFYTNELILRSEKRLYIENSLRKAIQNEELVLFFQPKISTVTNQVCGAEALIRWKHPERGWVPPVEFIPVAEDSGIIERIGDWVLEEACQLKKEWKKQNLPAFPVSINVSGKQLARANWSHRVQSTILQYEINPEEIELELTESSIMENPEKSIEAFEYLSGLGIKVSIDDFGTGYSSLSYLKKINADVLKIDRSFVIDLELNEDDRAICKAIINMAHSLGMEVIAEGVENLAQRDLLHDLGCHMIQGYLYSKPLPAHDFVEFVKKFNESTQTK; from the coding sequence ATGTCACTCAAACAAATTACCATCTATATAGAAGAATCTGGTAATGATTTTTATAATCGCATCCTTCGTGACATAACAAACATTGAGACATGCAACGTACATAGTTTTCATTCTATTTTAGATATCAAACCGGGTACAATCCAAGAGTCGGCAGTCTTTCTTTTTTGGAATGATTCTACTGTTTTAGAAAAACAAAAATTTATCTTCGAACAATTTCCTGAATCTCCTTATATCTTACTTTCGATTGCTCCTTTATCGCCGACGGAATTAGCAAGAGCTGCTCATCCAACATTTTTACACCTTGCCGAACAAACTTATACAGTTGGTATCTTAGATTTAGTACTAAATTTTGCAGAGCGATTGATAGAAGATATGAATCGTTCGATTGCTTATGACAAAATTAGAGAGAAGGTCATTGTCCTTCAGAATGTCTTTGAAGAGTCTTTGGACATTCTAATGCAAATTGATCCAGGTACTAAACAGATCATCAATGCAAACAAACAAGCAGTGGTTGTTTTAGAATATCCATTGGAAGAAATTGTAGGGAAAGAATTTTCTTTCTTTATGCCTCCCGTGGAAGTGGATGAAGATGAAGAGTTCCAAGGGAATTTGATAGAAAGTACGGCTTTAAAAACAAAATCAGGTCATTTGATTCCTACAGAATCTTCATTCCGGTTGTTTCCTGTGAATGGTAAAATGGCAATTTGGGCCACGTTTCGCGATATCACAGAACGAAAACGCTCTCAAGAACAAGTCAAAAATCAAAAAGCGTTTTATGAATTCATTCTAGACAATCTTGATTCTGATATTGCAGTGTTGAATTCAAATTTTCAATATGAATATACAAATCCCGTATTTTTATCAAACAAAGATATTCGCAAATGGATATTCAAAAAAACCGATGAAGAATTAGCGGCACGATTGGATTTACCGAATGATTTTTATGAAAAAAGAAAAAAGTATTTAGAAATAGCAGCTAAAGAAAACGAAATTGTTCAATTTGAAGAACTCATCCAAGATAGTAACGATAAGGTTACTTACCTTTTAAGAAAATACATTCCTATCGATGATACAGAGACGGATCAAAAAAGGATCATTAGTTTTGGTGTAGATATCACCGAACGAAAATTATCTGAAGAAAGAATTACTTACTTAGCTTATTATGATGCTCTCACTGGCCTTTCAAATCGTACATTATTCATAGATCATGCAAACCAGGCTTTAAAAAATCATAAATCTTCAGAATCTTTGCTAGCCTTCTATTTTTTTGACATAGATAATTTTAAATTTATCAATGATAGTCTGGGTCATACCAAAGGAGATATCCTTTTACAAATGGTTGGAGCAAGACTCAAACGAGTGATGACAGAAGTTGACACCGTTGCACGATTTGGTGGAGATGAATTTGCTATTTTAAAAGTTGATGTTCCCAACAAAAGTGCGGCCGCTGAATTTGCACAAAAGATTTTAGATATTCTTAGCCAACCATTTCACATTATGGGTCGGGATTTATTTACAACGATCAGTATGGGAATCGCCCTTTCTCCCAATGATGGAATTTCTTCTTCGGAACTCTTAAAAAATTCTGATATGGCAATGTACAAGGCCAAAGAATTAGGCCGAAACAACTACAAATTCTACACAAACGAACTCATTCTTCGTTCCGAAAAACGTTTGTACATTGAAAATTCTTTGCGGAAGGCCATTCAAAATGAAGAGTTAGTGCTCTTTTTCCAACCCAAAATTTCCACTGTTACAAATCAAGTTTGTGGAGCAGAGGCTCTCATCCGCTGGAAACATCCGGAGCGAGGATGGGTTCCTCCTGTAGAATTTATTCCTGTTGCAGAAGATTCTGGCATTATTGAAAGGATTGGAGATTGGGTATTAGAAGAAGCCTGCCAGTTAAAAAAAGAATGGAAAAAACAAAATCTTCCTGCCTTTCCTGTCAGCATCAATGTCAGTGGAAAGCAACTAGCACGGGCTAATTGGTCTCATCGTGTACAATCAACTATCCTGCAATACGAGATAAATCCAGAGGAAATTGAGTTAGAACTAACTGAAAGTTCTATCATGGAAAATCCTGAAAAAAGTATAGAAGCCTTTGAATATTTATCAGGACTTGGAATTAAAGTTTCTATTGATGATTTTGGAACTGGTTATAGTTCGTTAAGTTATCTTAAAAAAATCAATGCAGATGTTTTAAAAATTGATAGGTCTTTTGTGATCGATCTGGAACTCAATGAAGACGACCGAGCCATCTGCAAGGCAATTATCAATATGGCACATTCCTTGGGTATGGAAGTGATTGCGGAAGGAGTTGAAAATCTAGCTCAAAGGGATTTGCTCCATGATTTAGGCTGTCATATGATCCAAGGATATCTTTATAGCAAACCTCTCCCCGCTCATGATTTTGTGGAATTCGTTAAAAAATTTAACGAATCTACTCAAACAAAATAG